The following are encoded in a window of Bacteroidia bacterium genomic DNA:
- a CDS encoding ribonuclease H family protein, with translation MKKKYYVVWEGLSIGIFDSWEKVLPLVKGYKGAKYKSFSSLSEAQAAFRSGWEYFNLHSNKKNILLPKDLFEHTICVDAACRGNPGAMQYRAVKTDTQEELFRKTFDIGTNNIGEFLAIVDALAFIQKHNLLIHTIYSDSKVAIKWVERKTVCTQLARNEITEPIWRVIDHAVDWLHQHTYSTAVKKWETDKWGENPADFGHK, from the coding sequence ATGAAAAAGAAGTATTACGTGGTATGGGAAGGTTTATCCATTGGGATATTTGACTCATGGGAGAAGGTCTTACCTTTGGTTAAGGGATATAAAGGCGCAAAATACAAGAGTTTTAGTTCGCTTAGCGAAGCACAAGCAGCTTTCAGGTCAGGTTGGGAGTATTTTAATCTTCATTCTAACAAAAAAAACATCCTTTTACCAAAGGACTTATTTGAACACACAATTTGTGTAGATGCAGCTTGCCGAGGTAACCCAGGTGCAATGCAATACAGGGCAGTAAAAACTGATACACAAGAGGAACTTTTTAGGAAAACTTTCGATATAGGTACAAATAACATTGGCGAATTTTTGGCTATTGTGGATGCATTAGCATTCATTCAAAAACATAATTTGCTCATTCATACTATTTATTCAGATTCCAAAGTTGCTATTAAGTGGGTAGAGAGAAAAACAGTGTGTACTCAATTAGCACGTAATGAAATTACTGAACCAATATGGCGAGTTATAGACCATGCCGTAGATTGGCTTCACCAACATACTTACTCTACCGCTGTAAAAAAATGGGAAACAGATAAATGGGGCGAAAATCCCGCAGACTTTGGACACAAATAA
- a CDS encoding class I fructose-bisphosphate aldolase, giving the protein MTYDEIVALLGNQADYLLNHECKTISKELLHKPNPNFIDQVWVGSDRNPQVLRSLGQLFGSGRLANTGYLSILPVDQGVEHSGGASFAPNPIYFDPENIIKLAIEGGCSAVATTFGVLGAVARKYAHKIPFIVKINHNEFLTYPNKYDQILFGTVKEAWNLGAVAVGATIYFGSPESSRQIVEIAEAFALAHELGMATILWCYTRNSAFKTNEKDYHTAADLTGQANHLGVTIQADIVKQKLPTNNGGFTALKFGKTHEKMYTHLTSDHPIDLCRYQVANCYMGRVGLINSGGESKGATDLAEAVFTAVVNKRAGGAGLISGRKAFQKDMKEGIKLLNAIQDVYLNDKITIA; this is encoded by the coding sequence ATGACGTACGACGAAATTGTAGCTTTACTGGGAAATCAAGCAGACTATTTGCTCAATCATGAATGTAAAACCATTAGTAAAGAGTTATTACACAAACCGAATCCAAATTTTATTGACCAAGTATGGGTTGGATCGGACAGAAACCCACAAGTACTTCGGAGTTTAGGACAGTTGTTTGGCAGCGGAAGGTTGGCTAATACAGGTTATTTGTCTATTTTACCTGTAGACCAAGGCGTAGAGCATTCAGGTGGAGCTTCTTTTGCCCCTAACCCCATCTACTTTGACCCTGAAAACATCATAAAGTTGGCAATTGAAGGGGGATGCTCTGCTGTGGCAACTACTTTTGGAGTATTAGGTGCAGTGGCACGTAAGTATGCCCATAAAATTCCTTTTATTGTCAAAATTAACCACAATGAGTTTTTAACTTATCCCAACAAATATGACCAAATTTTGTTTGGTACTGTAAAAGAAGCTTGGAATTTAGGTGCAGTTGCCGTAGGTGCTACAATCTATTTTGGTTCGCCTGAGTCTTCCCGACAAATTGTAGAAATAGCTGAAGCTTTTGCTCTAGCCCATGAACTTGGCATGGCTACTATCCTTTGGTGCTATACGAGAAACAGCGCTTTCAAAACCAACGAAAAAGACTATCATACAGCTGCTGACCTTACAGGACAAGCTAATCACCTTGGGGTTACTATCCAAGCAGATATTGTTAAGCAAAAACTACCTACTAACAACGGAGGTTTTACTGCCCTTAAATTCGGTAAGACTCATGAAAAAATGTACACTCATCTTACTTCTGACCACCCTATTGACCTGTGTCGTTATCAAGTAGCGAATTGCTACATGGGCAGGGTAGGTTTAATCAATTCAGGAGGAGAGTCCAAAGGGGCTACTGACCTTGCAGAAGCTGTTTTTACGGCTGTGGTAAATAAAAGAGCAGGAGGCGCAGGTTTAATTTCTGGTAGAAAGGCGTTTCAAAAGGATATGAAAGAAGGTATAAAACTGTTAAATGCTATCCAAGATGTGTATTTGAATGATAAAATTACGATTGCTTAA
- the atpG gene encoding ATP synthase F1 subunit gamma, translated as MGNLKEIRNRIKAVKSTQQITKAMKMVAASKFKKAQDSIIQIRPYVNKLQEILANLSQNADAVEGSPYLVERPVNNVLLVVITADRGLCGAFNSAIIKLTLQTIEEKYHTQHQKGNVHLVCVGKKGADYFTRRNYKVVAQYPGIFQKLSFEVAASIADKIMEDFKSEKYDVVEVVYNQFKNVISQLRIVEPFLPIKAEQMFAQTSSKPKNNTDYIFEPSPETIIKDLIPKSLKINFYRFLLDSNAAEQASRMTAMDTATENAAELLHQLNISYNRARQAAITTELTEIVSGAEALASEE; from the coding sequence ATGGGTAACCTAAAAGAAATACGGAATAGAATAAAAGCAGTTAAAAGTACGCAGCAAATTACCAAAGCGATGAAAATGGTAGCTGCGTCTAAATTCAAAAAAGCACAAGACAGCATAATACAAATTCGCCCTTACGTCAATAAACTTCAAGAAATTTTGGCTAACCTCTCTCAAAACGCCGATGCCGTAGAAGGAAGCCCATACTTAGTAGAAAGACCTGTTAATAATGTTCTTTTGGTAGTTATTACAGCAGATAGAGGTTTGTGCGGTGCCTTTAATTCAGCTATCATCAAACTTACTTTGCAAACTATTGAAGAGAAATATCATACGCAGCATCAAAAAGGAAATGTCCACTTAGTTTGTGTCGGAAAAAAGGGTGCAGATTATTTTACTCGTAGAAACTATAAGGTAGTAGCCCAATACCCAGGAATTTTTCAAAAACTTTCTTTTGAAGTAGCTGCATCTATTGCTGATAAAATAATGGAAGATTTTAAGTCAGAGAAGTACGATGTAGTAGAGGTAGTGTATAACCAATTTAAGAATGTAATTTCGCAATTGAGAATAGTAGAACCTTTTTTGCCTATCAAAGCAGAGCAAATGTTTGCTCAAACTTCCAGTAAGCCTAAAAACAATACCGATTATATTTTTGAACCTTCGCCCGAAACCATAATTAAAGATTTGATACCTAAGTCTCTCAAAATAAACTTTTATCGTTTTCTTTTGGATTCTAATGCAGCCGAACAAGCTTCTCGCATGACAGCTATGGATACAGCTACAGAAAATGCAGCCGAACTACTTCATCAGCTTAATATCAGTTACAATAGAGCTAGACAAGCTGCAATTACCACAGAACTTACAGAAATTGTAAGTGGTGCAGAAGCATTAGCATCTGAGGAATAA